A region of the Culex quinquefasciatus strain JHB chromosome 1, VPISU_Cqui_1.0_pri_paternal, whole genome shotgun sequence genome:
gattcccactatcgattctgaaaaaaatgacgtttagaccacttttcaaaaaaacagttgtagtaaatgatttttgtatttttttaggagagacataacattctgcattttttgtgagtctttttgtaacatttcaggctatttactcaaaaattttgagcgaaaaaaaattaccatcaaatttagcttttaaactctaaaactgaaaaatctcatagaatatttttgtttcagtgtatttttttaagaaagcccgtccaatttcccacaagtttgtcttagaccactttttgatacgatgcaacggattcgagatacagtaatttttaaattgcaaaatacaaaaaaaaatttaaataccttacgcgcttctcaaatgttattttcgagtactattggctccatatacacaaaaatggcttatataggcctaggataacatgtcaccaaggtttcattgaaattggagagggtcgggtacaaaaataccagaaatattcctgatttgagctggaattgctctatatcatTTATGTTtggacagtagggtgcccagaaaaattgaccccctgctccacaagcgaaaaacgatttattgagttatttttttgcatCTGTGCAACtgttgagcgaaattggttgagattaacccattgatacccgagcctaaagttggtgaaaaaaatgtatttcataaaaaaatgacttttttaaatcactaataactttttaggatcgagttttatagctttggtatgttttacaaagttgtagagccttaaattttcaatgaaaatctcacttttgggaatatttggatggaagtggCGCACCCTGAAGACCAAACCGTatgaaaattgggttttccatacatttttcgatttttcccatacaaacttcaccttcgagtatcaatgggtaaatgctgactgattttgctcatatttggcccagagtcctaaaataggtcaaggaacaatattcagcttgtggagcgaggttttgaaaaaaaagtcccatattctgggcaccctattggacagctgccaaatttgtatggaaaattatatgaacaaactaatgatgctaaatggcttctttgggtatacccaagacaccaaaaaagtttcaatcggattaaaaaatacaaaaattaaaattacacaaaaagacCTACTTCGTAGAGCATTGCTCACTTTCATAAAACCGCCAAGCTATTCCTCGATCAGTATGGCCCTTGATACCAACGTTATTTCGAAAGCAGATCAGACTAACTTGATACAACACCTTGTAATTACTGTTTACTCCTAGCTGACAGCACATGCAGTCACGCTCGATCATCCGAGCCGCCAAGTCACGATGATCTTGACCACGTTCACCCTCACGCTAACCATGGCCCTAACCTGCACCACCAACGCGGGTCAAGCCATAGACGAAGTCTGCCAGCAGGAGCTCGGGGCTTCCACCCGAAGGCTCGAATACCCGCTGAACAGGCTGCAGATGTGTCTGTACGACTGTGTCTTCCAGCGTGAGACGTATCTGAAACTGGCCGGCAGGCATCGGTTGAAAAGGACCGGCACGTGACCCTCAGGTAGATTGCGGAGCACTGTGACGGAATTTTCAACAAGGACGATTAGCACACGGTATCGAATCACTTAGAGTATTAAAAATAAACGGTATTTGTATCACAACTCAGCTCAACTATATTGGTATTACAAAATGATCCATTTCTAACCACGATCCTTAAGGCACGCCATTAGGTCCTCCCCCAGCTCACAGCGGTCCTCGTTGGCCACACCCTCGCACTGTTTGGCCAATCTGTGCACCCTGCGTGTGTTTCTCGTTGTTTGCGGCCATCGGAAGTGTGGTCTTGAGGAAACCCTCGCTGTTGAACCGCTTGCCCTCTGCGTCCAAATATCCAAGCGCTTGAAAAAGACAGCCGTAGTAACACTTCTGGACGCGAGTTTCCGGCATTTTGGCCGCGCGGAACGCCTCAACATCGTCGACCGTTGCGCCCTCCTCTTTCATGCACTTTTCCTCCTGTATTGACAGCTTTAAGGAAAAGTCGAGACTTATTGGAAGTTTTTGGAAGGTTACCTTTGTCTTACATCCGCAGACACCATGGCCGCAGCAAGGAAAACTCCAAACGCAGAGATCAAGTTCATGTTGGTAAAACTAACGACTcgtaacattttcaaaagtcaCCTTTtgctttttatcaactttttcccAAGATTGAACTAGCAGATAAATCCATTTAATTGTTCATTTTATGAAACGGTATAGAATTACCAAAAGATGTATCTTTTACAGCTTTGATTCTAAAGTGTACAATCAGTACAAACAAACAATCAATCGTCAACTAACATGCGACTTACGTTCGTCATGTTCAGCCTCTAGCATTTGCTCCTTCCATCGGAGTAGTTCATCTTCTGACACGTTTCCCAGCGGTTAAATTCTATTCGTCCGGAGGACGTAATCGATGGATGTTCCCTGGCAATAACTGTACATTCCGTTCAACTGCAGCCAACTGCATCAGTCACTCCCGATCAGCCGAGCCACCAAGCCACGATGAGCTGCAGCACCGTCAAAC
Encoded here:
- the LOC6049956 gene encoding uncharacterized protein LOC6049956; the protein is MNLISAFGVFLAAAMVSADLSIQEEKCMKEEGATVDDVEAFRAAKMPETRVQKCYYGCLFQALGYLDAEGKRFNSEGFLKTTLPMAANNEKHTQGAQIGQTVRGCGQRGPL